A region of Allocoleopsis franciscana PCC 7113 DNA encodes the following proteins:
- a CDS encoding trifunctional serine/threonine-protein kinase/ATP-binding protein/sensor histidine kinase, with translation MIKLPGYLIINLLYDGSRTQVYHGRQNLTQQSVAIKILKSEYPTFSELLHFRNQYTIAKNLRLPGVIQFYSVETYRNGLALVMEDMGGVSLQDYIRGQPLALGEFLPLAMQLAQTLEGLYQNGVIHKDIKPQNILINPETKQIKIIDFSISSLLPKENPILQNPNGIEGTLAYMSPEQTGRMNRGIDYRTDFYSLGVTFYQLLTGQLPFWSTDPIELVHSHIAKVTIPPIEVNPAIPKMVNDIVLKLMAKTPEERYQSAYGLRHDLENCWQQWQTQESILSFELAKRDICDRFVIPEKLYGRETEVATLLAAFDRVSKGTTEMMLVSGFSGVGKTAVVNEIHKPIVRQRGYFIAGKFDQFKRNIPFSALVQAFQTLMQQLLTESDVQLHQWKAKILAALGENSQVLVDVIPELERIIGKQPPVPELSGSAAQNRFNLLLQKFIAVFTNQEHLSTSSRYPIIHTPLVIFLDDLQWADSASLRLIQLLMSETQNSYLLIIGAYRDNEVNLAHPLKVTLEEIRKANEDRQTAYLRVNQITLTPLGQPDLNRLIADTLSCPLERAKPLTELVSQKTKGNPFFTNQFLNFLYKEGLITFDFNHKYWQCDIALLRTVAASDNIVEFMASQLQRLPLKTQCVLKLAACIGNSFDLQTLSIVYEKSQLETAADLWTAMQEGVIIPISEVYKFFHSEDNQQDSNLLPITHYPLPRYKFLHDRVQQAAYSLIPPNQKQHTHLKIGQRLLHNTSEVEREEKIFEIVNSLNYGVELICDCHEREELAQLNLIAGRKALSATAYAAARGYFTVGRELLADDGWQTQYDLTLALSVAAVEAAYLNTDFQQMEELADVVLHQARTLLDKVKVYEVQLAACTAQVKPKQAVEMGLEVLNLLEVSFPRQPSSLDIQQKLQEMASLFKGRKIEDLINLPAMVAPDKLASLRILSSLVSPAYITAPALLPLIVLKMVHLSIHYGNAPLSCFAYSLYGLILNGVLLEIDLGDEFGKLALKLVDQLNANALKTKVFYTVAAHVLYGKNPIKNCLPLLQEGYSRGLETGELECGYSAKEKSQISYFSGLELTELEPKIASFSQSLIQLRQEAALNYNQIIHQAVLNLLGRSENPCLFMGEAYNEQTMLPFHQNANDRNGLHYFHFHKLIICYLFGEVQQALHNAIQAEQYLDGVIGMLNVPLFYFYDSLVRLAVYPNVLKSEQEQHLVKINSNQEKIQLWAHHAPMNFLHKFHLVEAEKFKVLNQNFEAIDSYDKAISLAKEYEYVNEEALAHELAAKFYLAWGKETIAQAYLIHAYYAYARWGAKAKVHDLEKRYSQLMTPILQREKISKGMSSTLSHLTTETLSTSSNPVSQFLDLSSVLKASQAISGEIVLDQLLSTLMQVIIENAGAQKGVFILQKQDHLVIEVVAQSSPTKVSVLPSVPVESSTDIPLRAINYVQHTRETLVLDNATSQAYLAAEPYIIQHQTKSLLCTPIIHQNKLIGILYLENNLMIGAFTRNRIEILGLLCSQAAISLENAGLYQKSQRYAQQLEQSLQQLKQTQLRLIQSERMSTLGQLVAVVAHEINNPVGFITSNLGYAQKYVQDMLSILQLYQHKFTQPGEEIEQEIASIELEYLMEDLPNILSSMKEGAERISHISTSLKTFSRSDTFDKVDFNIHEGINSTLTILKYRLKANDKRPAIEIIQEYGNLPLVKCYPGQINQVFMNIIANAIDALDELNQGYSYEEIQAHPNRITIHTALSVDHQNIVIRIQDNGAGMSEEVKQLVLDQSFTTKPVGQGTGLGLSISRQIVEEAHGGQLTYSSNVGQGTEFVITLPLH, from the coding sequence ATGATTAAACTTCCCGGTTATTTAATAATAAACTTACTTTACGACGGCTCCCGAACCCAAGTTTATCACGGACGGCAGAACTTAACCCAGCAATCTGTCGCTATCAAAATCCTTAAGAGCGAATATCCTACCTTTTCGGAACTGCTGCATTTCCGCAATCAGTACACTATCGCTAAAAATCTCAGATTACCCGGCGTCATTCAATTTTATAGTGTAGAGACTTATCGCAACGGGTTGGCTCTGGTGATGGAAGATATGGGAGGTGTTTCTCTCCAAGACTATATTCGAGGGCAACCGTTAGCTTTAGGTGAATTTTTACCTCTGGCGATGCAGCTTGCTCAAACCTTGGAAGGTCTATATCAAAATGGTGTAATTCACAAAGATATTAAACCGCAGAATATTCTCATTAATCCTGAAACTAAGCAGATTAAAATCATTGATTTTAGTATTTCTTCTCTCTTGCCGAAGGAAAATCCAATCCTACAAAATCCCAATGGAATCGAAGGCACTCTTGCCTATATGTCCCCAGAACAAACGGGAAGGATGAATCGAGGGATTGACTACCGCACAGACTTTTATTCCTTAGGGGTAACATTTTATCAACTTCTAACAGGCCAATTGCCTTTCTGGAGTACTGACCCCATAGAGCTAGTTCATTCTCATATTGCTAAGGTAACCATTCCTCCGATCGAGGTCAATCCAGCCATCCCCAAAATGGTAAATGATATTGTCCTAAAGTTAATGGCTAAAACGCCAGAAGAGCGCTATCAGAGTGCTTATGGGCTTAGACATGATTTAGAAAATTGCTGGCAACAATGGCAAACGCAGGAAAGTATTTTATCCTTTGAGCTGGCAAAAAGAGATATTTGCGATCGCTTCGTGATTCCCGAAAAACTTTATGGTCGAGAAACTGAAGTGGCAACTTTACTCGCTGCCTTTGATCGAGTGAGCAAAGGTACAACAGAAATGATGCTGGTGTCAGGATTTTCCGGCGTTGGTAAAACGGCTGTTGTCAATGAAATTCATAAACCGATTGTCCGGCAACGCGGTTATTTTATTGCAGGTAAATTTGACCAATTCAAACGAAATATTCCCTTTTCTGCTTTAGTACAAGCTTTCCAAACTTTGATGCAACAGTTGCTCACAGAAAGTGATGTTCAATTACATCAATGGAAAGCGAAAATTTTAGCGGCCTTGGGAGAAAATTCTCAAGTTCTTGTCGATGTTATTCCTGAACTGGAACGCATTATTGGCAAACAGCCTCCTGTCCCTGAATTATCGGGTAGTGCGGCTCAAAATCGCTTCAATCTGCTTTTGCAAAAATTTATTGCTGTTTTTACGAATCAAGAACATCTCTCAACTTCGTCCCGCTATCCTATCATTCACACACCGTTGGTGATCTTTCTGGATGATTTGCAATGGGCAGACTCAGCCTCTTTGAGATTAATCCAACTATTGATGAGTGAAACTCAAAATTCTTATCTACTCATTATTGGGGCTTATCGGGATAACGAAGTCAATTTGGCTCATCCTCTCAAGGTCACTTTAGAAGAAATTCGTAAAGCTAATGAGGATAGACAAACAGCTTATCTTAGGGTCAACCAAATTACTTTAACTCCCCTCGGCCAACCTGACCTAAATCGTCTGATTGCTGACACTCTTTCCTGTCCGTTAGAACGAGCAAAACCTCTTACAGAACTGGTGAGTCAAAAAACAAAAGGTAATCCTTTTTTTACGAATCAATTCCTAAATTTTTTGTATAAAGAAGGATTGATTACCTTTGATTTTAATCATAAATATTGGCAATGTGATATTGCCTTGTTGAGGACAGTTGCCGCCAGTGACAATATTGTTGAGTTCATGGCAAGCCAATTACAAAGACTGCCCTTAAAGACCCAATGCGTCCTGAAATTAGCGGCTTGTATCGGCAACTCCTTTGATTTGCAAACTCTCTCTATTGTTTATGAGAAATCTCAACTTGAAACGGCGGCTGATTTGTGGACAGCGATGCAAGAAGGCGTCATTATTCCCATCAGCGAAGTTTATAAGTTTTTTCACTCAGAGGATAATCAGCAAGACTCAAATCTATTACCCATTACCCATTATCCATTACCCAGGTACAAATTTTTACATGACCGAGTGCAGCAAGCCGCTTATTCTTTAATTCCCCCGAACCAAAAACAGCACACTCACCTCAAAATCGGTCAACGACTATTACACAATACTTCAGAAGTAGAACGAGAAGAGAAAATTTTTGAGATTGTCAATTCGTTGAATTATGGGGTGGAATTAATCTGTGATTGCCACGAACGAGAGGAACTGGCACAGTTAAACCTGATAGCGGGTCGCAAAGCGTTAAGTGCAACGGCTTATGCAGCGGCTAGAGGATATTTTACGGTCGGGAGGGAACTCTTAGCCGACGATGGCTGGCAGACTCAGTATGACCTGACACTGGCGCTGTCTGTCGCAGCAGTGGAAGCCGCCTACCTGAACACAGATTTTCAGCAGATGGAGGAATTGGCGGATGTGGTACTACATCAAGCGAGAACACTGCTAGATAAGGTAAAGGTTTATGAAGTGCAACTAGCAGCCTGTACGGCGCAGGTTAAACCGAAACAAGCTGTGGAGATGGGACTCGAAGTTCTCAATCTATTGGAGGTTAGTTTTCCGAGACAACCAAGTTCCTTAGATATTCAGCAAAAACTCCAAGAAATGGCATCCCTTTTTAAGGGGAGAAAAATCGAAGATTTGATTAATCTGCCAGCAATGGTAGCGCCAGATAAACTAGCCAGTTTAAGAATTTTATCAAGTTTAGTTTCTCCTGCCTATATTACAGCTCCAGCACTGCTGCCCTTGATTGTGTTGAAAATGGTTCATCTGTCCATTCATTATGGTAATGCTCCCTTATCTTGCTTTGCCTACTCATTGTATGGGCTGATTTTAAACGGTGTTCTTCTAGAAATTGACTTAGGTGATGAATTTGGTAAGTTGGCACTCAAATTAGTGGATCAACTCAACGCCAATGCACTGAAAACCAAAGTATTTTATACCGTTGCGGCTCATGTTTTATATGGAAAAAATCCTATCAAAAACTGCTTGCCTCTTTTACAAGAAGGTTATTCTAGGGGATTAGAAACTGGAGAGTTAGAATGTGGTTACTCAGCCAAAGAAAAATCTCAAATTTCTTATTTTTCAGGTCTGGAATTAACAGAACTTGAACCGAAAATCGCATCTTTTAGTCAAAGCCTTATTCAACTCCGACAAGAAGCGGCATTGAATTACAATCAAATTATTCATCAAGCTGTCTTGAATCTGCTGGGACGGTCGGAAAATCCCTGCTTGTTTATGGGTGAAGCCTACAATGAACAGACCATGCTACCATTTCATCAAAATGCTAATGATCGAAACGGACTTCATTATTTTCATTTCCACAAATTGATTATCTGTTATCTATTTGGAGAAGTCCAACAAGCCTTACACAATGCAATTCAAGCGGAACAGTATTTAGATGGAGTGATTGGGATGCTTAATGTACCCCTATTCTACTTCTATGATTCTTTAGTGCGGCTGGCAGTATATCCAAATGTCTTAAAATCGGAACAAGAACAGCATCTGGTTAAAATCAATAGTAATCAAGAAAAAATTCAGTTGTGGGCACATCATGCCCCCATGAATTTTTTACATAAATTTCACCTTGTAGAAGCTGAAAAATTTAAAGTTTTAAATCAAAATTTTGAAGCTATAGACTCTTATGATAAAGCGATTAGCCTCGCTAAAGAGTATGAGTACGTTAATGAAGAAGCACTTGCTCATGAACTTGCGGCAAAATTTTACCTGGCTTGGGGAAAAGAAACCATTGCTCAAGCTTATTTGATTCATGCTTATTATGCTTATGCCCGGTGGGGAGCTAAGGCAAAAGTGCATGATTTAGAAAAACGCTATTCTCAATTAATGACTCCCATTTTACAAAGAGAAAAAATTAGCAAAGGCATGAGTAGTACACTCAGTCATTTAACGACAGAAACACTCTCTACCAGCAGTAATCCTGTTTCTCAATTCTTGGATTTATCTTCAGTCCTGAAAGCCTCACAAGCCATTTCTGGAGAAATTGTTCTCGATCAATTGCTATCTACTTTAATGCAAGTCATTATCGAAAATGCAGGTGCTCAAAAAGGAGTTTTCATTTTACAGAAACAAGACCACTTAGTGATTGAAGTGGTAGCTCAAAGCAGTCCAACGAAAGTGAGTGTTTTACCCTCTGTTCCGGTTGAATCTAGCACCGACATTCCTCTACGTGCGATTAATTATGTACAACATACAAGAGAAACGTTGGTACTCGATAATGCCACGAGCCAAGCCTATTTAGCAGCCGAACCTTACATCATTCAACATCAAACTAAGTCGCTTTTGTGTACTCCTATTATCCATCAAAACAAGCTGATAGGAATTCTTTATTTAGAAAATAATTTAATGATCGGTGCTTTTACCAGAAATCGAATAGAAATTCTAGGATTACTTTGTTCCCAAGCGGCTATTTCTTTAGAAAATGCTGGACTTTATCAAAAATCTCAACGATATGCTCAGCAGTTAGAACAGTCTCTGCAACAACTCAAACAGACTCAATTAAGATTGATTCAAAGTGAAAGAATGTCTACTTTAGGTCAGTTGGTTGCCGTTGTGGCACACGAAATTAATAATCCGGTTGGTTTTATTACCAGTAATCTAGGCTACGCTCAAAAATATGTACAGGATATGTTAAGTATTTTGCAATTATACCAACATAAATTTACTCAACCTGGAGAAGAAATTGAGCAAGAAATCGCCTCTATTGAGTTGGAATATTTGATGGAAGATTTACCCAATATTCTATCTTCAATGAAGGAAGGAGCAGAGCGAATTAGTCATATTAGCACTAGCTTAAAAACCTTCTCTCGTTCCGATACATTTGATAAAGTGGATTTTAATATTCATGAGGGGATTAATAGCACGTTGACAATTTTGAAATATCGATTGAAAGCGAATGATAAACGTCCAGCCATTGAAATTATTCAAGAATATGGGAATTTACCCCTAGTCAAGTGCTACCCTGGACAAATCAATCAAGTGTTTATGAATATCATCGCCAATGCCATTGACGCTTTAGATGAATTGAATCAAGGATACTCCTATGAGGAAATTCAAGCCCATCCTAATAGAATTACAATTCACACGGCACTGTCGGTAGATCATCAAAACATTGTAATTCGGATTCAAGATAATGGGGCAGGGATGTCAGAAGAAGTTAAACAGCTCGTATTAGACCAATCATTTACAACAAAACCCGTGGGTCAAGGAACAGGATTAGGGCTATCAATTTCACGTCAAATTGTGGAAGAAGCACATGGTGGACAGCTAACCTATAGTTCAAACGTGGGGCAGGGCACGGAGTTTGTCATTACTCTTCCACTCCATTAA
- a CDS encoding trans-sulfuration enzyme family protein, with product MKIETLAVHAGHHVDAATGAIAPPIYLSTTFERQVDGSYPHGYKYIRDNNPNREALEQCLCQLEGGVAAAAFSSGSAATMSVFQALQPGSHLIAPLDAYSGTTSLLREIFIPWNLSVTFVDMTDPSAVEQALEPNTKLIWVETPSNPMLKIIDIAKIADITHQVNACCVCDNTWATPMGQNPFQWGADLVVHSTTKYLSGHSDVMGGVAITKAADDFFQKIRSIQTLGGAVASPFDAWLVLRGIQTLPYRMRGHSENALKVARFLSEHPQVETVHYPGLQHHPGHEIAQQQMQLFGGMLSFQVKGGREKAFAVVAKVKLFKRATSLGGVESLIEHRASIEGAGTKTPENLLRVSVGLEHPDDLIEDLAQSLNLD from the coding sequence ATGAAAATTGAGACACTAGCTGTACATGCAGGTCATCACGTCGATGCGGCAACAGGAGCGATTGCACCCCCCATCTATTTATCCACCACCTTTGAGCGTCAGGTCGATGGCAGCTATCCTCATGGATATAAATACATTCGAGACAATAATCCCAATCGAGAAGCCTTAGAACAATGTTTATGTCAACTAGAGGGAGGAGTGGCCGCCGCCGCCTTTTCTTCAGGTTCAGCCGCAACGATGAGTGTATTCCAAGCGCTACAACCTGGAAGCCATCTGATTGCACCTTTAGATGCATACTCTGGAACCACCTCTCTGTTGCGAGAAATTTTTATCCCGTGGAATTTGTCCGTCACGTTTGTGGATATGACCGATCCTAGCGCTGTCGAGCAAGCGCTTGAGCCTAACACCAAGCTGATTTGGGTGGAAACCCCCTCTAATCCCATGCTCAAAATAATCGATATTGCCAAGATTGCAGACATCACTCATCAAGTCAATGCCTGTTGTGTTTGCGATAATACCTGGGCAACACCAATGGGACAAAATCCCTTTCAATGGGGTGCCGACTTAGTCGTGCATTCTACGACCAAATATCTGAGTGGGCATAGTGATGTGATGGGAGGTGTCGCGATTACCAAGGCGGCAGATGACTTTTTTCAAAAGATTCGCAGCATTCAAACCCTTGGTGGTGCGGTCGCTTCTCCCTTCGATGCTTGGCTTGTCTTGCGCGGGATTCAAACCTTACCCTACCGCATGAGAGGCCACTCAGAAAATGCGCTGAAAGTGGCAAGGTTTTTGAGTGAACACCCCCAAGTGGAGACAGTGCATTATCCAGGACTTCAACACCATCCAGGACATGAGATTGCTCAGCAACAGATGCAACTGTTTGGGGGAATGCTGTCATTTCAAGTAAAAGGAGGACGAGAGAAGGCTTTTGCCGTTGTGGCAAAGGTAAAGCTTTTTAAGAGGGCAACCAGCTTAGGCGGTGTAGAAAGTTTAATCGAACATCGTGCCTCAATCGAAGGTGCTGGAACAAAAACCCCAGAGAATTTATTGCGTGTTTCGGTAGGTCTTGAACATCCAGACGATTTGATCGAAGATTTGGCTCAATCGCTGAATTTAGATTGA
- a CDS encoding endonuclease/exonuclease/phosphatase family protein, with translation MPIKLRIATFNLENLDDKPGEKPTLEERIAVMRPQLQRLNADILCLQEVNGQEQVGQPRQLLALQKLIEGTPYANFASVSTMTEDKKQVYDERNLVILSRFEILGHQQYKHKFAPPPLYRTVTATPGDKEAKEVTWERPFLHATIKLPDSQILNIINVHLKSKLPSPIPGQKLNNYTWKTPSGWAEGFFLSSMKRVGQALETRIFIDQLFDADEEALVVVCGDFNAEIDEVAMEAIRGDVENTGNGKLSKRVMVACERSIPEPARFSLLHHGKGRMLDHVLISRRLLAYYRGAEIHNELLHDESLAFATDMLYPESDHAPVIAQFELPDGNLLNS, from the coding sequence ATGCCCATCAAGTTACGCATTGCTACATTCAACTTAGAAAACCTGGACGACAAACCGGGAGAAAAGCCCACTCTGGAGGAACGCATCGCCGTCATGCGACCTCAACTTCAACGGCTCAATGCCGATATCCTATGCTTACAGGAGGTTAACGGACAGGAACAGGTGGGGCAACCTCGCCAGCTTTTGGCGTTACAAAAACTCATTGAGGGAACACCTTACGCTAACTTCGCCTCTGTGAGTACCATGACCGAGGATAAGAAGCAAGTCTACGATGAACGCAACCTCGTCATTCTTAGTCGCTTTGAGATTCTCGGACACCAACAGTACAAACACAAATTTGCCCCACCTCCTTTGTACCGCACGGTGACCGCGACTCCAGGGGATAAAGAAGCGAAGGAAGTAACCTGGGAGCGACCGTTCTTACACGCTACCATCAAACTCCCCGATAGTCAGATTCTCAATATCATTAACGTCCACCTGAAATCTAAACTACCCAGCCCGATTCCAGGGCAAAAGCTCAACAATTATACTTGGAAAACCCCCTCTGGGTGGGCGGAGGGATTCTTCCTGTCGTCGATGAAGCGAGTGGGACAGGCGCTAGAGACACGGATTTTCATCGATCAGTTGTTTGATGCCGATGAAGAGGCGCTAGTTGTAGTCTGTGGGGATTTTAATGCAGAAATCGACGAAGTTGCAATGGAAGCCATTCGGGGAGATGTTGAGAATACAGGAAATGGCAAGCTCTCGAAGCGGGTAATGGTGGCTTGTGAACGTAGTATTCCTGAGCCTGCGCGGTTCTCCTTGTTACACCACGGTAAGGGGAGAATGTTAGACCATGTGCTGATTTCGCGGAGGTTACTAGCGTACTACCGGGGGGCAGAAATTCATAATGAGCTGCTGCACGACGAATCCCTCGCCTTTGCCACTGATATGCTGTATCCCGAATCCGATCACGCACCCGTGATTGCTCAATTTGAGCTGCCAGATGGTAATTTGCTGAACTCTTAG
- a CDS encoding DUF2278 family protein → MPIKNYGVLKGRAVAGKMENDDKSPHYQVHVKDNQQSYRLAINVQSVLAPVDLLYFVDDDFDHSITDKLTALDLGFHLLPSKPGELALDYIRGNLFDVTQMKPLPYNVPGPDNDLNELIDLYIQRAIKSDKAVVYAFGEKWGPETKADKIFGFRPGNGVHDIHMNQGSSGTFQKYNGVYQDGGLLIHFPERNQWVAAFFAFQSQSFHTDDVKGNPLVTTPDKPPLPLDPTTPTVAAQVRIIAALVNPMGEDPGKESVTLLNASPAPVDLTGWALADRLKRKYTLTGIIESGACMRVPLSGTDVQLANDGGIITLLDAQGIKIDGVSYTKEEAKKQGWTIVF, encoded by the coding sequence ATGCCTATCAAAAATTACGGTGTTTTGAAAGGTCGGGCTGTGGCTGGCAAGATGGAAAATGATGACAAAAGCCCACATTATCAAGTACATGTCAAAGATAATCAACAGAGCTACCGCCTTGCCATCAATGTTCAGTCAGTGCTGGCTCCCGTCGATTTGTTGTACTTCGTAGACGACGATTTTGATCACTCCATTACTGACAAGCTGACTGCGTTAGATTTGGGTTTTCATCTATTGCCGAGCAAGCCAGGAGAGTTGGCTTTAGACTACATCCGGGGGAACCTATTTGATGTTACCCAAATGAAGCCGTTGCCGTACAACGTGCCTGGGCCAGATAATGACCTGAATGAACTGATTGATTTATACATTCAACGGGCGATTAAATCTGACAAAGCCGTTGTGTATGCCTTCGGTGAAAAATGGGGGCCAGAGACTAAGGCGGATAAGATTTTCGGCTTCCGTCCTGGGAATGGGGTTCATGACATACACATGAATCAGGGCAGTTCAGGTACGTTTCAAAAATATAACGGGGTTTATCAAGATGGGGGGCTGCTGATTCACTTCCCAGAACGGAATCAGTGGGTTGCGGCTTTCTTTGCCTTCCAGTCGCAGTCGTTCCATACTGATGATGTGAAGGGCAACCCCTTGGTAACCACTCCTGATAAACCGCCACTGCCCTTAGATCCGACCACTCCTACGGTAGCAGCACAGGTAAGAATCATCGCGGCTTTGGTTAATCCCATGGGTGAAGATCCAGGTAAGGAGTCAGTTACCTTGCTGAATGCCTCGCCTGCACCAGTAGATTTGACGGGTTGGGCGTTAGCAGATCGGTTGAAGCGTAAGTATACGCTCACAGGAATCATCGAGTCGGGTGCTTGTATGAGAGTACCGTTGAGTGGAACTGATGTCCAACTTGCCAATGATGGCGGGATTATCACCCTTCTCGATGCCCAAGGGATTAAGATTGATGGCGTTTCTTACACCAAGGAAGAGGCGAAGAAACAGGGTTGGACTATCGTGTTCTAA
- the larB gene encoding nickel pincer cofactor biosynthesis protein LarB, with protein MTQPEALQSLLESVAAGQVSPANALDKLKNFTYESVGDFAKVDHHRTLRTGFPEVIWGPGKTPDQIAQIMEAMRLHNPVVMATRIEPDVFAQLQEKVPDVQYYSTARICALAPAAPQPTYAGLISLISAGTSDLPVAEEAAVTAELCGFQVQRLWDVGVAGIHRLLNNRDAIAQADVLIVVAGMEGALPSVVAGLADCPVVAVPTSVGYGASFGGLAPLLTMLNSCAAGIGVVNIDNGFGAAILAGQILRTAHKLQLRQSI; from the coding sequence ATGACCCAACCTGAAGCCTTACAATCCTTGTTAGAATCCGTTGCCGCTGGTCAAGTCAGCCCTGCTAATGCCCTCGATAAACTGAAGAATTTTACCTATGAATCCGTGGGGGATTTTGCCAAAGTTGACCATCATCGCACGTTGAGAACGGGCTTTCCCGAAGTAATTTGGGGCCCAGGCAAAACACCGGACCAAATTGCTCAGATTATGGAAGCAATGCGGCTGCATAATCCGGTGGTGATGGCAACACGAATTGAGCCAGATGTTTTTGCCCAGTTGCAAGAAAAAGTCCCTGATGTTCAATATTATTCAACAGCTCGAATCTGTGCGTTAGCACCTGCCGCACCCCAACCCACCTATGCGGGACTGATTAGTCTCATCTCTGCCGGAACCTCTGACTTACCCGTAGCAGAAGAAGCCGCTGTCACCGCTGAACTTTGCGGGTTTCAAGTGCAGCGCCTCTGGGATGTTGGGGTTGCAGGTATCCACCGCTTGCTGAATAATCGAGATGCGATCGCACAAGCCGATGTTCTAATTGTTGTGGCTGGGATGGAAGGCGCATTACCCAGCGTCGTGGCTGGGTTAGCCGATTGTCCAGTGGTGGCAGTCCCTACCAGTGTGGGTTACGGCGCAAGCTTCGGTGGTCTTGCTCCCCTCTTGACAATGTTGAACTCTTGTGCTGCGGGTATAGGCGTTGTTAATATTGATAATGGCTTTGGTGCGGCTATCCTAGCGGGGCAAATTCTGAGGACAGCCCACAAGTTGCAACTTCGTCAATCAATTTAG